One part of the Brachyspira sp. SAP_772 genome encodes these proteins:
- a CDS encoding EscU/YscU/HrcU family type III secretion system export apparatus switch protein has translation MKKEIENAVALLYEREIHNAPIVISKGEKLLAKRMIEIAKKNKVPIVSDEETVKELMHLGIGEEIPYSVYEAVSIILKYVYKLKAE, from the coding sequence ATGAAAAAAGAGATTGAAAATGCTGTTGCTTTACTTTATGAGAGAGAAATACATAATGCTCCAATAGTAATATCAAAAGGTGAGAAACTCTTAGCTAAAAGAATGATAGAGATAGCCAAAAAAAATAAAGTACCTATAGTGTCAGATGAGGAGACTGTAAAAGAGCTTATGCATTTAGGAATAGGAGAAGAGATACCATATTCAGTTTATGAAGCAGTTAGTATAATATTAAAATATGTATATAAATTAAAGGCAGAGTAA
- a CDS encoding ribonuclease HII, whose protein sequence is MYLFDNKEIDKLHYEKYYLDLGYKYICGIDEVGRGSLFGEVTACAVIMPLDDDIIEEANDSKKLTAKKREELYTIITQKALSYSLYSVPANIIDKINIYNATKLAMLKAVEGLKVKPDILLIDAMKIDTEIKQESIIKGDLKSYSIACASIVAKVSRDKAMNTLSEKNKEYDKYKISKNKGYGTKEHIEAIKKYGASDLHRLSFEPIKSIKEENSFFI, encoded by the coding sequence ATGTACCTTTTTGATAATAAAGAAATAGATAAGCTGCATTATGAAAAATATTATTTAGACTTGGGCTATAAATATATTTGCGGTATAGATGAAGTTGGACGCGGTTCGCTTTTTGGAGAGGTGACTGCCTGTGCTGTTATAATGCCTTTAGATGATGATATAATAGAAGAGGCAAACGATTCCAAAAAACTTACCGCCAAAAAAAGAGAAGAACTTTATACAATTATCACTCAAAAAGCATTATCATATTCACTATATTCTGTGCCTGCAAATATTATAGATAAAATTAATATATATAATGCCACAAAATTAGCTATGCTTAAAGCAGTTGAAGGTTTAAAAGTAAAGCCTGATATATTGTTAATAGATGCAATGAAAATTGACACTGAAATAAAACAAGAGTCCATAATAAAAGGTGATTTAAAATCATACTCTATAGCATGTGCAAGTATAGTTGCTAAAGTAAGCAGAGATAAAGCAATGAACACATTATCAGAAAAAAACAAAGAATATGATAAATACAAAATATCAAAAAATAAAGGCTACGGCACAAAAGAGCATATTGAAGCTATAAAAAAATATGGTGCGAGCGATTTACATAGATTATCTTTTGAACCTATAAAATCTATAAAAGAAGAAAATAGTTTTTTTATATAA
- a CDS encoding YraN family protein: MKSKKEIGNFGEDIALNYLESLGYELLERNYKSSITRGEIDLIMTKGVVIVFVEVKYRRQGSFGYAADAITERKKQKLYETAEEYLIKKGLSLSQKCSFGAVLIDDTNYSREISFVEDIFI; this comes from the coding sequence ATGAAAAGTAAAAAAGAAATAGGCAATTTTGGAGAAGATATTGCCTTAAATTATCTCGAGAGTCTTGGGTATGAATTATTAGAGCGAAATTATAAAAGCAGCATAACAAGAGGCGAGATAGATTTAATAATGACAAAAGGAGTTGTTATTGTGTTTGTAGAAGTAAAATATCGAAGACAGGGAAGTTTTGGATATGCAGCTGATGCTATAACAGAGCGTAAAAAACAAAAGCTCTATGAGACAGCTGAGGAATACTTAATTAAAAAAGGATTAAGTTTAAGTCAAAAATGTTCCTTTGGGGCAGTTTTAATAGACGATACCAACTATAGTAGAGAAATTTCTTTTGTAGAAGACATTTTTATATAG
- a CDS encoding HD-GYP domain-containing protein: MEKITSVKVDDIKTKVDKQDIYIYNGFMAISKYIKSIDEDIKRLKKWDIEEVFIKDSDANAEGYQTPEDFEKFSRECLVYKNIYFSILEKVKTSLGDFRYNNIVNISNLKSIIDSVLDLINKNMNAAIELLNIEDLNRNDYYYIRSLNVAMISLMLGKVMKFPEDKLQKLGLGAILYDIGLIRIQDKVLNKHEQFTPEEYIEIKKHTVFGYKIVKTNFRLEEEIAVIPLEHHEHYNGKGYPRGISGNQIHLYPKIVAVAHSLEKILKPIRISKDNTKTPTYSKIVNGSKTIENKTLSDAVREIIKGANIKFDPIIAKLVVGTFSVYPVGTVVILNDNRKGLVFATNVSYPIRPIIKIVSDENDNFIEDGEVINLIETNKLLISGVDKDSNILEEVKSRLLNKKDNNDGN; the protein is encoded by the coding sequence ATGGAAAAAATTACTAGTGTTAAAGTAGATGATATCAAAACCAAAGTTGATAAGCAGGATATTTATATCTATAATGGTTTTATGGCTATTAGCAAATATATAAAATCTATAGATGAAGATATTAAAAGATTAAAAAAATGGGATATAGAAGAAGTATTTATAAAAGACTCTGATGCTAATGCGGAAGGATATCAAACTCCTGAAGATTTTGAGAAGTTTTCTAGAGAATGCCTTGTATACAAAAATATATATTTTAGTATATTAGAAAAAGTAAAAACAAGCTTGGGGGATTTTAGATATAATAATATAGTTAATATATCCAATTTAAAATCAATAATAGATAGCGTATTAGACCTAATTAATAAAAATATGAATGCTGCTATAGAATTATTAAATATAGAAGATTTAAATAGAAATGACTATTATTATATAAGATCATTAAATGTTGCTATGATATCCTTAATGCTTGGCAAAGTAATGAAATTTCCTGAAGATAAATTACAAAAATTAGGTTTAGGTGCTATATTATATGATATAGGTCTTATTAGAATACAAGATAAAGTTTTAAATAAACATGAACAGTTTACACCCGAAGAATATATTGAAATAAAAAAACATACAGTATTTGGTTATAAAATAGTAAAAACAAATTTTAGATTAGAAGAAGAAATAGCAGTTATCCCTTTAGAGCATCATGAACATTATAACGGCAAAGGATATCCAAGAGGCATTAGCGGCAATCAAATACACTTATATCCAAAAATAGTTGCCGTTGCTCATTCTTTAGAAAAAATATTAAAACCTATAAGAATATCAAAAGATAATACAAAAACTCCTACATATTCTAAGATTGTTAATGGTTCTAAAACTATTGAAAACAAAACATTATCTGATGCTGTAAGAGAAATAATAAAGGGAGCTAATATTAAATTTGACCCTATAATAGCAAAACTTGTTGTAGGCACTTTTAGTGTTTATCCTGTAGGAACAGTTGTAATTTTAAATGATAATAGAAAGGGCTTAGTATTTGCTACTAATGTAAGTTATCCTATTAGACCAATAATAAAAATAGTATCCGATGAAAATGACAATTTTATTGAAGACGGAGAAGTAATTAATTTGATAGAAACTAATAAATTGCTAATAAGCGGGGTAGATAAAGATAGTAATATTTTAGAGGAGGTAAAGTCAAGACTATTGAATAAAAAAGATAATAATGATGGCAATTAA
- a CDS encoding DNA polymerase III subunit delta': protein MAKVLGQTTPLKIMSGIYKSGRLHHAYLFYGEEGVGKYESALNYAKVLLCERNNGTYCDECSSCKMIDNYKHPDVVVAGTDERFRNAEIYFNQYLEYKLPHLFNNFYTECRSILYKVESMLFDSYDNYPSSEPKEYMLGNKKESSRYALIEPYYLAVNYTLNELNEDNVEFIDSIFRTKSKDAINIVKAKGGKKKYSIDGDFFTALKKIHYNIIHTVIPLDTIRNIIEMTYRKPRLGRKRVVIIEGIELMDKRAPNIFLRTLEEPSDNNIFILITSDTNKLVQDGMKPLISRMMELKFSALSEKTLRSILMKRLRLNEEKTALALQYSSGSMSKAIKYLLDKKSNTSDNIREVLLSFIDASLKNNASKVSSIITLLSEGEYDILDTIRELINILKKSLEDKYLEIEERSYILPNSVSDISIIWAIDELDSLINTLLNTNSQPKMILYKALSNIYIWLNNY, encoded by the coding sequence TTGGCTAAAGTATTAGGGCAAACAACGCCACTTAAAATAATGTCTGGTATATATAAAAGCGGCAGGCTTCATCATGCTTATTTGTTTTATGGGGAAGAGGGAGTTGGCAAATATGAGAGTGCTTTAAATTATGCTAAAGTTTTATTATGTGAAAGAAATAACGGTACTTATTGCGATGAATGCTCTTCTTGCAAAATGATAGATAATTATAAGCACCCTGATGTTGTAGTGGCTGGAACTGATGAGAGATTTAGAAATGCTGAAATATATTTTAATCAGTATTTAGAATATAAGCTTCCGCACTTGTTTAATAATTTTTACACAGAATGCCGTTCTATACTTTATAAAGTGGAATCTATGCTTTTTGACAGTTATGATAACTATCCTTCAAGTGAGCCAAAAGAGTATATGCTTGGAAACAAAAAAGAAAGCTCAAGATATGCTTTAATAGAGCCTTATTATTTGGCTGTTAATTACACATTAAATGAACTTAATGAAGATAATGTTGAGTTTATAGATTCTATTTTTAGGACCAAATCCAAAGATGCTATTAATATAGTAAAAGCTAAAGGCGGTAAAAAGAAATATTCTATAGATGGTGATTTTTTCACAGCATTAAAGAAAATACATTATAATATAATTCATACAGTTATACCATTAGACACAATTAGAAACATAATAGAGATGACATATAGAAAGCCAAGACTAGGAAGAAAGAGGGTAGTGATAATTGAAGGCATAGAATTAATGGATAAAAGAGCCCCCAACATTTTTTTGCGTACTTTAGAAGAGCCATCTGATAATAATATATTTATTTTGATAACTTCAGATACAAATAAATTAGTTCAAGATGGAATGAAGCCTTTAATATCTCGTATGATGGAGCTTAAATTTTCAGCACTTTCAGAGAAAACTTTAAGGTCTATATTAATGAAAAGATTAAGACTAAATGAAGAAAAAACAGCCCTAGCACTTCAATATTCTTCAGGAAGTATGTCTAAAGCTATAAAATATTTGCTTGACAAAAAATCAAATACAAGCGATAATATTAGGGAAGTATTATTGTCTTTCATAGATGCAAGTTTAAAGAATAATGCCTCAAAAGTGTCTTCTATCATTACACTCCTTTCAGAAGGTGAGTATGATATTTTGGATACTATAAGAGAATTAATTAATATTCTTAAAAAATCTTTGGAAGATAAATATTTGGAAATAGAAGAAAGAAGCTATATACTTCCTAATTCCGTTTCCGATATAAGTATTATATGGGCTATAGATGAATTAGATTCTTTAATTAATACTTTATTAAATACTAATAGTCAGCCAAAAATGATACTTTATAAGGCTTTAAGCAACATTTATATATGGCTAAATAATTATTAA
- a CDS encoding viral A-type inclusion protein, producing MSLENNNNISREDLEEMEKKNKRLFKKILLNSERLDNAEEGINNLQYHIEALNRNLDSINDIDLKIEILLEKANELIEENIQKNEILIQNANKKLEEQNSEFEKSINEKFKEKLEEQNIKNHDIVKNINEVINLKLEDNNLKNTKLNEELLKKTAELLEENTKKNEILIQNANKKLEEQGSELINNINDEIKEKLKEQNIKNEQFIKTLNEIMNTKLEEQDKRNDVKLEESNKKNKDINENIIKTTNEMLEKYDKSHEVLIDYTNKKLEEQVKNNNEFLKTINNSINVRFEEQDKKNKEFNDLINKNHNEIIKTTNEMLEKYDKSHDVLIDYTNKKLEEQAKKNDEFLKTINNSVNIKLEEQDKKNKEFNDLINKNHNEIIAKTNSMIEKYDKSHEAVIDYTNRKLEEQDIKNREFLKTVNNAMNDKLQEQDRKNSEFNQLINKNYDEILSKANNMLEKYDKSHEVLIDYTNKKLEEQDSKNKDFFNAMNKSINEKLEEQDKKNKEFNDLMNKNHSEILSKTNNMLEKYDKNYETLMEYTNKKIEEQNNKNDELIKNINHSVNLKMEEQDRKNRDFGNHMETRMNDMLKKYDRNYDALMEYTNKKIEENSIKNTDYIATLNNAKTIINEFNSDKEKLKEYTDRQIEKQEQKNKEFRDDMARQYDSMFKTADAMLIKQKESELSEKNKANNFAIIMGSLAAVVIVVVIALQIL from the coding sequence ATGTCATTAGAAAATAACAATAATATATCAAGAGAAGATTTAGAAGAAATGGAGAAAAAGAATAAAAGATTATTCAAAAAAATATTGTTAAACTCTGAAAGATTAGATAATGCAGAAGAAGGAATAAATAATTTGCAATATCATATAGAAGCTTTAAATAGAAATCTAGATTCTATAAATGACATAGACTTAAAAATAGAAATTCTATTAGAAAAAGCAAATGAATTAATAGAAGAGAATATTCAAAAAAATGAAATATTAATACAAAATGCAAATAAAAAATTAGAAGAGCAAAATAGTGAATTTGAAAAATCTATAAATGAAAAGTTTAAAGAAAAACTAGAAGAACAAAATATTAAAAATCATGACATTGTAAAAAATATTAATGAAGTAATAAATCTAAAATTAGAAGATAATAATTTAAAAAATACTAAATTAAATGAAGAGCTATTAAAGAAAACAGCAGAACTATTAGAAGAAAACACTAAGAAAAATGAAATATTAATACAAAATGCAAATAAAAAGCTAGAAGAACAAGGCAGCGAACTTATAAATAATATCAATGATGAAATTAAAGAAAAATTAAAAGAACAAAATATTAAAAATGAACAGTTCATAAAAACTCTTAATGAGATTATGAATACAAAACTTGAAGAACAAGATAAAAGAAATGATGTCAAATTAGAAGAGAGCAATAAGAAAAATAAAGACATTAATGAAAACATCATAAAAACAACAAATGAGATGCTTGAGAAATATGACAAGAGCCATGAGGTATTGATTGACTATACTAATAAAAAATTAGAAGAACAAGTTAAAAATAATAATGAGTTTCTCAAAACTATCAACAACTCTATAAATGTAAGATTTGAAGAACAAGACAAGAAAAATAAAGAGTTTAATGATTTAATAAATAAAAATCATAATGAAATAATCAAAACAACAAATGAGATGCTTGAGAAATACGACAAGAGTCATGATGTATTGATTGACTATACTAATAAAAAATTGGAAGAACAAGCTAAAAAGAATGATGAGTTTCTCAAGACTATTAATAATTCTGTAAATATCAAACTTGAAGAGCAAGACAAGAAAAATAAAGAGTTTAATGATTTAATAAACAAAAATCATAATGAAATAATAGCAAAAACAAATAGTATGATTGAAAAATATGATAAGAGTCATGAAGCTGTTATAGATTATACAAATAGAAAACTTGAAGAACAAGATATTAAAAATAGAGAGTTTTTAAAAACTGTAAACAATGCAATGAATGATAAATTGCAAGAGCAGGATAGAAAAAATAGTGAGTTTAATCAATTAATTAATAAGAATTATGACGAAATACTCTCTAAAGCAAATAATATGCTTGAGAAATATGATAAGAGTCATGAAGTATTAATTGATTATACTAACAAAAAATTAGAAGAACAAGACTCTAAAAATAAAGACTTCTTCAATGCAATGAATAAATCTATAAATGAAAAACTTGAAGAGCAAGACAAGAAAAATAAAGAGTTTAATGACTTGATGAATAAAAATCATAGTGAAATATTATCTAAAACAAATAATATGCTTGAGAAATATGATAAAAACTATGAAACATTGATGGAATATACAAATAAAAAGATAGAAGAGCAAAATAACAAAAATGATGAGCTTATAAAAAATATTAATCATAGCGTTAACTTGAAAATGGAAGAGCAGGATAGAAAAAACAGAGATTTTGGCAATCATATGGAAACAAGAATGAATGATATGCTAAAAAAATATGACAGAAATTATGATGCATTAATGGAATATACAAATAAAAAAATAGAAGAAAACAGCATAAAAAACACTGATTATATAGCAACTCTAAACAATGCTAAAACTATTATAAATGAGTTTAATAGTGATAAAGAAAAATTAAAAGAATATACAGACAGACAAATAGAAAAACAAGAGCAAAAAAACAAAGAGTTTAGAGATGATATGGCTAGACAATACGATAGTATGTTTAAGACAGCTGATGCTATGCTCATAAAACAAAAAGAGTCAGAATTATCAGAAAAAAATAAAGCTAATAACTTTGCTATAATTATGGGTTCTTTGGCTGCTGTAGTTATAGTAGTTGTTATAGCTTTACAGATACTATAA